One window from the genome of Candidatus Zixiibacteriota bacterium encodes:
- a CDS encoding alpha-L-fucosidase, with amino-acid sequence MRCIPGVHTRTAIGLVCAAFFWLVGSVGWGQAGGEAEAETDPLVRAKLEWFQDMKFGLLMHWGTYSQWEIVESWSLCPEDEDWCRRRGEQAGDYFEYKRAYEDLQTTFNPTKFNPDSWAAAAKAAGMRYVILTTKHHDGFCMFDTRETDYKVTSSACPFSANPRANVAKEIFAAFRTQGFGIGAYFSKPDWHNPNYWWPYFPPFDRNVNYDIARYPERWEAFKTFTANQIRELMTDYGAIDILWLDGGWVQPMTAASPRWGKHPCDQDIDMPRIAAMARSLQPGLIVVDRAVEGRYQNYRTPEQEVPDTALDYVWETCMTMATSWSYVSTDTYKPTSQLIRLLAEVAAKGGNLLLNIGPSPEGELPPTALARLAEIGAWMAVNGEAIYGSRAVAPYGEGRVCFTRSPDGSINAIYLAGDGEHRPPDSIAIASFAPKAGSEVRMRGVEDPVAWEPAAAGFVIHVPPSARVHPPCDYAWTFRFVIK; translated from the coding sequence ATGCGCTGTATTCCCGGCGTGCATACGCGGACGGCAATCGGTCTCGTCTGTGCGGCGTTCTTCTGGCTGGTCGGCTCGGTTGGTTGGGGGCAGGCGGGTGGGGAGGCCGAAGCGGAAACCGACCCGCTGGTGCGGGCGAAACTGGAATGGTTCCAGGACATGAAATTCGGTCTGCTCATGCACTGGGGCACTTACAGCCAATGGGAGATAGTGGAGAGTTGGAGCCTCTGTCCCGAGGACGAAGACTGGTGCCGTCGGCGCGGCGAACAAGCGGGGGATTACTTCGAATACAAGCGGGCCTACGAGGATCTGCAGACGACGTTCAACCCGACGAAATTCAATCCCGACTCCTGGGCCGCGGCGGCGAAAGCCGCCGGGATGCGCTACGTGATTCTCACGACCAAACATCACGATGGCTTCTGCATGTTCGATACCAGGGAGACCGACTACAAGGTGACGTCGAGCGCCTGTCCATTCAGCGCCAACCCGCGCGCCAATGTTGCGAAGGAGATTTTTGCCGCTTTCCGCACGCAGGGATTCGGCATCGGCGCCTACTTCTCCAAGCCCGACTGGCACAATCCGAACTACTGGTGGCCGTACTTTCCGCCCTTCGACCGCAACGTCAATTACGACATTGCCCGCTACCCCGAGCGCTGGGAGGCGTTCAAGACCTTTACCGCCAACCAAATCAGGGAGCTGATGACCGACTATGGTGCGATCGACATTCTCTGGCTTGACGGCGGCTGGGTTCAGCCGATGACGGCTGCCTCGCCGCGTTGGGGGAAGCACCCCTGCGACCAGGACATCGACATGCCGCGCATCGCGGCGATGGCGCGCTCGCTGCAGCCGGGGCTCATTGTCGTTGACCGGGCGGTCGAGGGCCGCTACCAGAACTACCGGACACCCGAGCAGGAGGTCCCCGATACAGCGCTCGACTATGTCTGGGAGACGTGCATGACGATGGCGACGTCGTGGAGTTACGTCTCGACCGACACTTACAAGCCGACCTCGCAGCTAATCCGCCTGCTGGCGGAGGTTGCGGCCAAAGGGGGCAATCTGCTGTTGAACATCGGGCCGAGTCCGGAGGGGGAGCTGCCGCCGACGGCGCTGGCGCGGCTGGCCGAAATCGGCGCTTGGATGGCGGTCAACGGCGAGGCGATTTACGGCAGCCGGGCGGTTGCGCCATATGGGGAAGGCCGCGTCTGTTTCACCCGGTCGCCCGACGGCAGTATCAATGCCATCTATCTTGCCGGCGACGGCGAGCACCGCCCTCCGGATTCGATTGCGATCGCGTCCTTTGCGCCCAAAGCGGGCAGCGAAGTCAGGATGCGGGGCGTCGAGGATCCGGTGGCGTGGGAGCCGGCGGCGGCGGGATTCGTGATACACGTGCCGCCATCGGCCCGAGTTCATCCCCCGTGCGACTACGCCTGGACCTTCAGGTTTGTAATCAAATGA
- a CDS encoding outer membrane beta-barrel protein, protein MLRRGTRLAALIILTAAAAEAKVDVELQPYGGLRTATALGEGYYENDLADRLDVAPGVSFGLTCDFPVGGIGPTGQQAMIELSFSYQRSDLRFEPASMDKVPDVYLDRFEVKDDKLILGDIEVMYLHGGGLYRFGNYSGWLPFANFGVGATFFAAPDGGADSRTKFSFSFGAGAARMFSERLGARLGFRGYMTSLPAEEAYWRDPWGGVWSITDDNWLFQGELSLGLVVRF, encoded by the coding sequence ATGTTGCGAAGGGGAACGCGGCTCGCCGCGCTCATCATCTTGACGGCCGCGGCCGCCGAGGCGAAGGTGGATGTCGAACTCCAGCCGTACGGGGGGCTGCGCACGGCAACCGCGCTGGGCGAGGGTTACTACGAAAACGACCTCGCCGACAGGCTCGACGTGGCGCCCGGCGTAAGCTTCGGTCTGACGTGTGACTTTCCGGTCGGCGGGATCGGCCCCACCGGGCAACAGGCGATGATCGAACTCAGTTTCAGCTACCAGAGGTCGGATCTCCGGTTCGAACCGGCGTCGATGGACAAAGTCCCGGATGTGTATCTCGACCGCTTCGAGGTAAAGGATGACAAGCTCATCCTGGGGGACATCGAGGTGATGTATCTCCACGGCGGCGGCCTGTATCGGTTCGGCAACTACTCCGGTTGGCTGCCTTTCGCCAACTTCGGCGTCGGCGCAACATTTTTCGCCGCGCCCGACGGCGGAGCGGACAGCCGGACGAAATTCTCGTTCTCGTTCGGCGCCGGGGCGGCGCGGATGTTCAGCGAGCGCCTCGGCGCGCGCCTGGGTTTCCGGGGTTACATGACCAGCCTGCCGGCCGAGGAGGCCTATTGGAGAGACCCGTGGGGCGGGGTGTGGTCAATCACCGACGACAACTGGCTCTTCCAGGGAGAGCTCTCGCTCGGACTTGTGGTCCGGTTCTAG
- a CDS encoding alpha-L-fucosidase → MRILQIIAVVLSTMLVPLSGRGKQADQPKDESKMQWFADAKLGIFIHWGIYAVDGVGESWSFHNRQLPYDDYMRQLAGFTASSYDPGEWAEAIGEAGARYAVLTSKHHDGVALWDTKMNDLSVPRRTPAGRDVIAPFVEALRARGIKVGLYFSLIDWSHPDYPGFLRDSSRYNAGAAPDRWRRFVQFYQGQLNELMTQFDPDLYWFDGDWEHSAEEWQAAGVRDLIRRHNPAAIINGRLQGFGDYDTPEQNLPIERPGSRCWELCQTMNDSWGYQGRDTNYKTPSEIITIFADVISMGGNLLLDIGPQADGTIPEKQRNILRELGRWTARHAEAIFGTVAGPPPGHFYGPATLSKDSLSLYLFLPGRTGGDVVVKGLNCGVAGVTVVGSGETVTYRTVGKISWSPVPGLIFIHPPENQDEYMTVLKVSLDSPLALYRGKGGLQ, encoded by the coding sequence ATGCGCATTCTCCAAATCATCGCGGTTGTGCTGTCAACAATGCTCGTCCCGCTGAGCGGTCGGGGCAAGCAGGCCGACCAGCCGAAGGACGAGTCGAAAATGCAGTGGTTCGCCGATGCCAAGCTGGGGATTTTCATCCACTGGGGGATCTACGCCGTGGACGGCGTCGGCGAGTCGTGGTCCTTTCACAACCGCCAGTTGCCGTATGACGACTACATGAGGCAGCTGGCGGGATTCACGGCGTCGTCCTATGATCCCGGGGAATGGGCGGAGGCAATCGGGGAGGCGGGGGCGCGCTATGCGGTCCTCACCAGCAAGCACCACGACGGGGTGGCATTGTGGGACACGAAGATGAACGACCTGAGTGTGCCGAGGCGCACGCCGGCCGGACGGGACGTGATTGCGCCGTTTGTCGAGGCCCTGCGCGCCCGCGGGATCAAAGTCGGACTGTACTTTTCGCTGATCGACTGGTCGCACCCGGACTACCCCGGCTTTCTGCGCGATTCCAGTCGGTACAACGCCGGGGCGGCGCCGGATCGGTGGCGGCGGTTCGTCCAATTCTACCAGGGCCAACTGAACGAGCTCATGACGCAGTTCGATCCGGACCTGTACTGGTTCGACGGCGACTGGGAGCATTCGGCGGAGGAATGGCAGGCCGCCGGCGTGCGTGACCTGATCCGCCGGCACAATCCCGCGGCGATCATCAACGGTCGGCTCCAGGGTTTCGGCGACTACGACACGCCGGAGCAAAACCTCCCTATCGAGCGTCCCGGGTCGCGCTGCTGGGAGCTCTGCCAGACCATGAATGATTCGTGGGGCTACCAGGGCCGCGACACCAACTACAAGACGCCGTCCGAGATCATCACGATTTTCGCCGATGTGATCAGCATGGGGGGAAACCTGCTGCTGGACATCGGGCCGCAAGCCGACGGCACGATTCCGGAGAAGCAGCGGAATATCCTGCGGGAACTCGGGCGCTGGACAGCCAGGCACGCCGAGGCGATCTTCGGGACGGTTGCCGGGCCGCCCCCGGGGCATTTCTACGGGCCCGCGACGCTCTCGAAAGATTCGCTGTCGCTGTACCTGTTTCTTCCCGGGCGGACCGGCGGGGACGTCGTCGTGAAGGGTCTGAATTGCGGGGTCGCCGGCGTCACGGTGGTCGGCAGCGGCGAGACCGTGACTTACAGAACGGTCGGCAAGATCTCGTGGAGTCCGGTGCCCGGACTCATCTTCATCCATCCACCGGAAAACCAGGACGAGTATATGACGGTTCTGAAGGTGTCGCTCGACAGTCCGCTCGCGCTGTACCGCGGCAAAGGAGGACTTCAGTGA
- a CDS encoding DUF4838 domain-containing protein has protein sequence MKRRSVLLLPLVLACLLAGGAANVAPAPSLTLATDGRSEYRLCLPPHASGQVTAAADTLVKYIREVSGATIPLSEGGAAEGPRIVFEIGGTEDPSAGIAGLGDDGFAIRSEGDDLFLAAETPYGLQNAVYTFLETYLGCRLYCPAVRLIPRRSTLTLPAINDRQVPVIAFRMLNVRDSGFTTWHKLNRNDDFGLFVHTFRLLVPPDRYFPDHPEYFSLLKGNRTASGQLCLSNPEVFRIVCEKLRALMNEKPGARFWSVSQNDTYVPCECSACRAIDSAEGSPSGSILAFVNRVADEFPDMTISTLAYQYSRSAPARLKPRPNVNIMLCSIECNRSRPLAEDPSSASFVKDVADWSRLTHNIFLWDYVINFRNLVSPFPNLRVLQPNIRFFVQHGITSVFEQGLSGFHGEFAELRSYLIAKLLWNPDIDVDSVMDDFLQGFYGEAAPYIRQYIDTMHAAMEASGEGLDIYGYPVRSADGYLSAAMLDLYGRLFDQAEAAVQGEPAVLARVRTARLPVQFAVLEQAKVAAAGERGCFVRAADGSLSVRPTIDSLLAAFVQGCREAGIPALWEYGTTPDEYGAATRAFLESGTTTHLARGKAVRLGRPASPKYHDGDRAALTDGLKAWDDYHMHWLGFEGEDMDATVDLGTVRTISRISTSFLQDINSWVFMPESVTFSVSTDGRDYRLVGTVRDTVPADRGGKVVAPFNVAFAATNARFVRVYASSLKTCPTWHKGSGGPAWIFIDEIAVE, from the coding sequence GTGAAAAGGCGCAGTGTTCTCCTTCTCCCTCTCGTGCTCGCATGTCTTTTGGCCGGCGGGGCGGCGAACGTGGCGCCGGCGCCTTCCCTCACGCTGGCGACCGACGGCCGCAGCGAGTATCGGCTCTGTCTGCCGCCGCATGCCTCCGGTCAGGTGACGGCCGCCGCCGACACGCTTGTGAAGTACATCCGGGAAGTATCGGGCGCGACGATCCCGCTGTCGGAAGGTGGCGCCGCCGAGGGCCCGCGCATTGTGTTCGAGATCGGCGGGACCGAGGACCCGTCGGCCGGGATTGCCGGGCTCGGCGACGACGGCTTCGCAATTCGCAGCGAGGGGGACGATCTCTTTCTTGCGGCGGAAACGCCGTACGGTTTGCAGAATGCCGTGTACACGTTCCTCGAGACCTATCTCGGCTGCCGTCTCTACTGCCCGGCGGTGCGGCTAATTCCCCGGCGCAGCACGCTCACACTCCCGGCCATCAATGATCGCCAGGTTCCGGTGATCGCGTTTCGGATGCTGAATGTCCGCGACTCGGGCTTCACGACCTGGCACAAGCTCAACAGGAACGATGACTTTGGGCTCTTCGTGCACACGTTCCGGCTGCTCGTGCCGCCGGACCGGTACTTCCCGGATCATCCGGAGTACTTCTCGCTCCTCAAAGGTAATCGCACGGCGAGCGGGCAGTTGTGCCTGTCCAACCCCGAGGTGTTCCGGATTGTCTGCGAAAAGCTGCGGGCGCTGATGAACGAGAAGCCGGGCGCGCGGTTCTGGTCGGTGTCTCAGAACGACACCTACGTGCCGTGCGAATGCAGCGCCTGCCGGGCGATCGACAGCGCCGAAGGGTCGCCCTCGGGCTCGATCCTGGCGTTTGTCAACCGGGTCGCCGATGAATTCCCGGACATGACCATCTCGACGCTGGCGTACCAGTACTCGCGATCGGCCCCCGCGCGGCTCAAGCCCCGGCCGAACGTGAATATCATGCTCTGCAGCATCGAGTGCAACCGGAGCAGGCCGCTGGCGGAGGATCCGTCGAGTGCATCGTTCGTCAAGGATGTTGCGGACTGGAGCCGGCTCACGCATAACATCTTCCTGTGGGACTACGTCATCAACTTCCGCAACCTGGTCAGCCCGTTTCCCAATCTTCGGGTGCTGCAGCCCAACATCCGGTTCTTTGTGCAACACGGGATCACCTCCGTGTTCGAGCAGGGTTTGTCCGGCTTCCACGGCGAATTCGCGGAGCTGCGGAGCTACCTGATCGCGAAACTGCTGTGGAATCCGGATATCGACGTGGATTCCGTCATGGATGATTTCCTGCAGGGGTTCTATGGAGAGGCGGCCCCGTATATACGGCAGTACATCGACACCATGCACGCCGCCATGGAGGCATCGGGAGAGGGGCTCGATATCTACGGCTACCCCGTTCGGTCGGCCGACGGCTACCTGTCGGCGGCCATGCTGGATCTCTACGGCCGCCTCTTTGATCAGGCGGAGGCGGCGGTGCAGGGGGAGCCGGCTGTCCTGGCCCGTGTCCGGACGGCGCGGTTGCCGGTGCAATTCGCGGTGCTGGAACAGGCCAAGGTCGCGGCGGCCGGGGAGAGGGGGTGTTTTGTGCGGGCGGCCGACGGCAGCCTGAGCGTTCGACCGACGATCGACTCGCTCCTGGCGGCTTTTGTGCAGGGGTGCAGGGAGGCCGGCATTCCCGCGCTGTGGGAGTACGGTACAACACCCGACGAGTACGGCGCGGCGACGCGCGCCTTTCTGGAGAGCGGCACGACAACCCATCTCGCCCGGGGCAAAGCGGTCCGCCTTGGGCGGCCCGCTAGCCCGAAGTATCACGACGGCGACCGGGCGGCGTTGACCGACGGGTTGAAAGCCTGGGACGATTACCACATGCACTGGCTGGGATTCGAGGGGGAGGATATGGACGCGACCGTCGACCTCGGCACCGTCCGGACGATCTCCCGCATCAGCACCAGTTTCCTTCAGGACATCAACTCGTGGGTGTTCATGCCCGAAAGCGTCACGTTCTCCGTCTCCACGGACGGCCGGGACTATCGCCTCGTCGGCACGGTTCGGGATACGGTGCCGGCCGATCGCGGCGGCAAGGTTGTCGCGCCCTTCAATGTTGCGTTTGCAGCGACAAACGCCAGATTCGTCCGGGTCTATGCGAGCAGTCTCAAAACCTGCCCGACCTGGCACAAGGGCTCAGGCGGTCCGGCGTGGATATTTATCGACGAGATTGCAGTGGAATGA
- a CDS encoding glycoside hydrolase family 3 C-terminal domain-containing protein, whose translation MKVLKFILLSVLACISAPAAPEAQPYRDPSLPVDRRIDDLLSRMTPEEKFRQLFMLAENPGDSLERHAHGVFGFQIGGGEDAPVAVVANRIQRHFVERTRLGIPVILFAEALHGLVQKGATSFPQAIALAATFDTALMHDVAATIAEECRARGIRQVLSPVVNIASDARWGRVEETYGEDPFLVSAMGVAFVSEFERRGVITTPKHFIANVGDGGRDSYPVHMNERLLREIFLPPFAACIGRGGSRSIMAAYNSYDGSPCSASNWLNNHLLKEELAFPGFVISDAGGVGGANVLHFTAADYPEAGEHAINGGLDVIFQTSDNHAALFLPPFLDGRIRSDVIDRAVRRVLRVKFELGLFEDPYVDTADGGLRQRRETGRELARRAAREAIVLLKNDGNTLPLDSTPVRIAVIGPDAAEARLGGYSGPGNDPVSILEGIRARAGRAGAVTYARGCRRLDTAYVTVPSTVLSCVVRDSVRAGLLGAYYANAALTGAPSLVRVDPEIQFQWTLFSPEPGLLPYDCYSAQWTGTLTAPASGLFRIGLEGSDGYRLYLDDSLVLDRRRQVSSAARLAEFRFEQNRRYAIRLEFAEPAGNARLRLVWDVGVSTDGDSLPAEAVAAAAASDVALVVVGLEEGEFRDRASLPLPGRQEELIRRVAATGTPVIVAIVGGSAVTMSRWIDSVAAVLEVWYPGEAGGDAVADVVFGDVNPGGRLPITFPLAEGQLPLVYNHKPTGRGDDYFDLSGRPLFPFGYGLSYTQFAYGDLRFDRGEIGIGDTGIVRFTVTNVGAREGDEVVQLYVRDLLASVARPVIELKGFRRVHLKPGQTAMVTMEIPPEALTTLDERLRPTIEPGDFRVMIGSSSTDIRLHGTLRVRP comes from the coding sequence ATGAAGGTTCTGAAGTTCATTCTGCTATCTGTGCTCGCCTGCATCTCAGCCCCGGCTGCACCGGAAGCGCAGCCGTACCGCGATCCGAGCCTGCCGGTGGACCGCCGCATCGATGATCTTCTCTCCCGCATGACGCCGGAGGAGAAATTCCGGCAGTTGTTCATGCTAGCCGAGAATCCCGGCGACTCGCTCGAACGCCACGCTCACGGCGTCTTTGGTTTTCAGATCGGCGGCGGCGAAGATGCTCCGGTCGCCGTCGTCGCCAACCGCATCCAGCGGCATTTTGTCGAGCGCACGAGGCTGGGGATCCCGGTGATCCTGTTTGCGGAGGCTCTCCACGGGCTGGTGCAGAAGGGGGCGACTTCCTTTCCCCAGGCAATCGCGCTGGCGGCGACATTCGATACGGCGCTGATGCACGACGTGGCCGCGACCATCGCCGAGGAGTGCCGCGCGCGGGGCATCCGGCAGGTGCTCTCGCCGGTCGTCAATATCGCGAGCGATGCCCGCTGGGGACGGGTGGAGGAGACCTACGGAGAGGATCCGTTTCTCGTGTCGGCGATGGGCGTTGCTTTCGTATCCGAATTCGAACGGCGCGGCGTGATCACGACGCCGAAACACTTCATTGCGAATGTCGGTGACGGGGGCCGCGACTCGTATCCGGTTCACATGAACGAGCGGCTGCTGCGGGAGATCTTTTTGCCGCCGTTTGCCGCCTGCATCGGCCGGGGCGGGTCGCGGTCGATCATGGCCGCATACAATTCGTACGATGGATCCCCGTGCTCGGCGAGCAACTGGCTCAACAACCATCTTCTGAAAGAAGAGCTCGCCTTCCCCGGCTTTGTCATTTCTGATGCCGGCGGGGTCGGGGGCGCCAACGTGCTGCACTTCACGGCCGCGGACTATCCCGAGGCCGGAGAACACGCCATCAACGGAGGGCTTGACGTCATATTCCAGACCTCGGACAATCACGCGGCGCTGTTCCTGCCGCCGTTTCTGGACGGACGTATTCGGAGCGATGTGATCGACCGGGCGGTGCGGCGCGTGTTGCGCGTCAAATTTGAGCTGGGGTTGTTCGAGGATCCGTATGTCGATACGGCCGACGGCGGCCTTCGGCAACGACGGGAAACCGGCCGCGAACTCGCCCGGCGGGCGGCGCGGGAGGCAATCGTGCTCTTGAAGAACGACGGGAACACGCTGCCGCTGGACAGCACGCCGGTCCGGATTGCGGTGATCGGACCGGACGCGGCGGAGGCGCGGCTGGGAGGATACAGCGGTCCCGGCAACGATCCCGTGTCGATCCTTGAGGGTATTCGCGCGCGGGCCGGCCGGGCCGGAGCCGTGACCTATGCCCGGGGCTGCCGCCGGCTCGACACGGCCTATGTGACAGTGCCGTCGACTGTCCTCTCGTGCGTGGTCCGCGACTCGGTTCGGGCGGGGCTGCTCGGTGCGTACTATGCCAACGCCGCGCTGACGGGCGCGCCCTCGCTGGTCCGGGTCGATCCCGAGATTCAGTTTCAATGGACTCTCTTCTCGCCCGAGCCGGGCCTGCTGCCCTATGACTGTTACTCCGCGCAGTGGACGGGAACCCTCACGGCTCCCGCGAGCGGGCTGTTCCGGATCGGCCTTGAGGGGAGCGATGGATACCGGCTCTATCTTGACGATTCGCTTGTCCTCGATCGCCGGCGGCAGGTCTCGAGCGCTGCGCGTCTGGCGGAATTTCGGTTTGAGCAGAATCGCCGGTACGCGATCAGGCTGGAATTTGCCGAACCGGCGGGCAATGCGCGGCTGCGGCTGGTCTGGGATGTGGGTGTGAGCACCGACGGCGATTCATTGCCGGCCGAGGCCGTGGCGGCGGCCGCGGCCTCCGACGTCGCGCTCGTTGTCGTCGGACTCGAGGAGGGAGAGTTCCGGGACCGGGCATCGCTGCCTCTGCCGGGCCGTCAAGAGGAACTTATCAGGCGGGTAGCGGCGACCGGCACCCCGGTGATCGTGGCGATTGTCGGCGGAAGCGCGGTGACGATGAGCCGGTGGATTGATTCGGTCGCGGCCGTCCTCGAGGTGTGGTATCCCGGCGAGGCCGGGGGGGATGCGGTGGCCGACGTGGTGTTCGGCGATGTCAATCCCGGCGGGCGACTGCCGATTACATTCCCCCTGGCCGAGGGCCAGTTGCCGCTCGTGTACAATCACAAGCCGACCGGGCGCGGCGACGATTATTTCGATTTGAGCGGCCGGCCGCTGTTTCCTTTCGGGTATGGTCTGAGCTACACGCAGTTTGCCTACGGAGACCTGCGTTTTGACCGGGGAGAAATCGGCATCGGCGATACCGGGATCGTCCGATTCACGGTGACGAATGTCGGTGCGCGCGAGGGCGATGAAGTGGTGCAGCTGTATGTTCGCGACCTGCTCGCATCGGTGGCGCGCCCGGTGATTGAGCTCAAAGGATTCCGGCGCGTGCATCTGAAGCCGGGGCAGACGGCGATGGTCACCATGGAAATTCCTCCGGAGGCGCTCACCACGCTCGATGAGCGCCTGAGGCCGACGATCGAGCCGGGCGATTTCCGGGTGATGATCGGATCTTCATCGACGGACATTCGCCTCCACGGAACGCTGCGCGTGCGGCCGTGA